A DNA window from Comamonas sp. 26 contains the following coding sequences:
- a CDS encoding urease subunit beta produces the protein MIPGELLLDQGAHELNPGRPVTTLVVQNASDRPIQVGSHYHFAETNAGLSFDREAAHGKRLNIASGMAVRFEPGQQRTVELVDIGGDRQIYGFRGLIQGKL, from the coding sequence ATGATCCCCGGTGAACTACTGCTCGACCAAGGCGCGCACGAACTCAACCCCGGCCGCCCTGTCACCACGCTGGTGGTGCAAAACGCCAGCGACCGGCCGATTCAGGTCGGCTCCCACTACCACTTTGCGGAGACGAACGCGGGCCTGTCTTTCGACCGCGAAGCCGCCCACGGCAAGCGCCTGAACATTGCCAGCGGCATGGCCGTGCGTTTTGAGCCGGGCCAGCAGCGCACGGTGGAATTGGTAGACATAGGCGGCGACCGCCAGATTTACGGCTTTCGCGGCCTGATTCAAGGAAAGCTGTAA
- a CDS encoding HupE/UreJ family protein: MKFKQFIITTATATATAAAALPLSALAHVGADGGGHHHFLDSLSHAFAHPFTGADHLAAMLAVGAWSALTMPSLRTAWRAPAAFVALLVAGALAGFVGLWVPGVEPMIAASVLVLGLLVLVQKKMPWGIAAALAGVFAFFHGAAHGFELAGDSGMATVGALAGIALGSATLHIAGMVFGHAVMQRHQWVAQFGGAATAALGAFMLTKLA; encoded by the coding sequence ATGAAATTCAAGCAATTCATCATCACCACTGCCACTGCCACTGCCACAGCTGCAGCGGCCCTTCCCCTGTCCGCGCTCGCCCATGTGGGTGCCGATGGCGGCGGCCACCATCACTTTCTGGACAGCCTGAGCCACGCCTTTGCCCACCCTTTCACGGGTGCTGACCATCTGGCCGCCATGCTGGCTGTAGGCGCATGGAGCGCTCTGACCATGCCCAGCCTGCGCACCGCATGGCGCGCCCCTGCGGCCTTTGTCGCCCTGCTGGTAGCGGGCGCACTGGCAGGCTTTGTGGGCCTGTGGGTGCCGGGTGTGGAGCCCATGATTGCCGCATCCGTGCTGGTGCTGGGCCTGCTGGTACTGGTGCAGAAAAAAATGCCTTGGGGCATCGCCGCCGCACTGGCAGGCGTGTTCGCTTTCTTTCACGGCGCAGCACACGGGTTTGAGCTGGCTGGTGACAGCGGCATGGCGACTGTCGGTGCCCTGGCAGGCATTGCGCTGGGCTCAGCCACCCTGCATATCGCGGGCATGGTGTTCGGCCACGCGGTCATGCAGCGCCATCAATGGGTGGCCCAATTCGGCGGTGCAGCGACAGCGGCACTGGGCGCTTTCATGCTGACCAAGCTCGCTTGA
- a CDS encoding urease subunit gamma — MELTPREKDKLLIFTAALLAERRKARGLKLNYPESVALISAFVMEGARDGRTVAQLMSEGRSVLTRADVMEGIPEMIPDIQIEATFPDGTKLVTVHEPIA; from the coding sequence ATGGAACTGACTCCTCGTGAAAAAGACAAGCTGCTGATCTTTACCGCCGCCCTGCTGGCAGAGCGGCGCAAGGCGCGCGGCCTCAAGCTCAACTACCCAGAGTCCGTGGCGCTCATCAGCGCCTTTGTGATGGAAGGCGCGCGCGATGGCCGCACTGTCGCCCAGCTCATGAGCGAAGGCCGCAGCGTTCTGACACGCGCCGATGTGATGGAAGGCATTCCCGAGATGATTCCCGACATACAGATCGAGGCCACTTTTCCCGACGGCACCAAGCTCGTCACCGTGCACGAGCCCATTGCCTGA